DNA from Gouania willdenowi chromosome 15, fGouWil2.1, whole genome shotgun sequence:
CTCTTTgcaaaacagtgttttttggGGCACATACTTATATTagattttttacaaatttgagaTGTGCTGTATGTGCGCAGTCTGTTAACAGTGCATGATTTCAATGTTTCAGTACATCTTAGTGAGTGGATAGCTTTTTAATTTGCAGTTCACACAAAGAGGTATAACTACTATTAGAGCTGAGTGGCTGTGCATTACAGctaatgtaattataactgtgTTAAATTCTCATCTCATTAACCCAGCACTCTCCTTTCTCACTCACGTTTAAAGACTACTTGTAATGAGATGCCCACGTTCACTTGTTCCTCCATTTGTAGGCTACTCACTGTACACTCCATGTGTGTTGgctacacaacacacacaaaaaaccagaGTGagaagtgatgctaatgctctCTTTCTGTAAACTCCCCCCATGTTCCCTCCAGTCCTCCCAGTATAATCTCACTCACTCTGTCTTCCCTTCCTGCTAATCCGCTCCACAGCCGTGAAAACTCCCCATGGGAGAGAGATGACCCGTTCTAATGGGAGAGGCAACCACCCACACTCACAGCCGTGGAGGGTCCAAGACTCTGGCCCCAACACACACCAGCACAAAGGGCTAGAGTAAAACAGACACAACcctaaaaaataattcaacttTAACTATAACCAATTCTCTAAATACTGCTTTGGATTTCCTGCAAACTTATAATTgtctttttcattcattcatcgtctgacccacttgttcctgttcagggtcacaggggtctgctggtgcataTCTCTGGAGACTTCAATTAacttcatgtttttggatggtgggaggaGACCAGAGTACCCAGTCTTAACCCATGAGAgcatggagaacatgcaaacctcaCACAAAAAGGACACAATAGTGTCACCCCCAAGGTTATAGACAATGTAAAATCTAGTAATACTTCATTTGGCTTCTACCAACAATGGAAcatttgaagtttgttttttttaacaatttcacaataaaaaaagacttccatcatgtgatataagcatgagaACTGTgaaccctgcaaatattgtggagtttcattgaatttgtgtgtttggaaggactgagatactgtatgtaaaacTGAATTAGTTAGTTTATAACTATAATATATGAACATGTTTTCCATGTATTTGGTAGTTTCTCTTGCATGTTAACATGcgtgctctaaagcaggggtgtcaaactcattttagaccAAATgcacagtttgatctcaagtgggccacagattataggtaGTAAACagtgatttcaacattattgtgccctcgTTTATGATTCTATGtataaatgaaatacaaaatatgtaagaaactgacaatatcaaagcaataagtgacagatatcagtcccaacaggatctttactttaaaattcctagattttgtgaccaatttctatttaatttaggTAAATATAATGTCACAGTTTGAGGAacattgaaggattttgtaaaagttttttttcaacagtttaacaacTCTTTTCATttgcacaatgattcatgttttctctgtcatttttacttattcCTGCCGGCCagattggatgctccaaagggccagatttggcccccgtgccATGAGTTTGTTTGACACATGATCTGAATGGATTTGGCCTTAAGTTTGATACATGTGGCATATCATTTATCATTCAAAATATTCTAAAAATGTGGCTGCTGAATTGATAAAGGACCGAGGAGGCATTGATAAGCCCCACCAGTACCAGCTGTGGTAACCCCAAATTATTTAACTGAATTTAGTCACTTCTGAACACATTTTTACTGATGACAGTATGATAGactaaaacaaaaatccaaacaatATGTTGGATCAGATTTTGGGGAGGAAAGTCCCCATTCATGATGTAACTGTCAAATCATTAAGCCTGCAGGCCattaaagcacacacacaaacctgcactacacacacacactctccccCCAAAAGACCAATGCACCCTGACAATGAGATGACCATGTTAGCGCCCGAGCGGAGGCAGAGGGATGGAGAGAGAGCGAAGGAGAGGGAAGGAAAGGAGGGGACGAGGGAGGGACACACATTAACAAGCTATAATCTCAACTGCCTTATCCATAATGCATTGTGTGGGCCAATTTACATGGTGCTGGTTCCTCTGGGAGGAAGGAGATCATCCATCATGGTACTTTATTAGCTCCtttatacacacgcacacacacacacacacacacacacacacacacacacacacacacacacacacacacacacacaccaaaagctgtagtttgtttctttttttttgttttttttcccatgcGTCAGCCCACGGTGTCACTATGAGTCATAATATTTGGTCCTTTGTCAGACACCGGATGCTGAGTTATATGTTTTCTGCTGTAAAAGTGACTTTAAACAACCCTCCCAAATGGAAACCCACAAAGTAAATAAGTCAGAAATATTTCTTCACATCTTTTAATCACCAAAGTAGACATTAATGTCACAATGCAGCAGAAATGATTGAAACAACCGCATGAGTGCATTACCAGAATACAAATGTAATTTCCTTTTTAGCGCTTCTCGGAATATGCATTTCTTTGATATTATTTAATACATAAATGATTAAAACGAATTTGTTATTTCTTTCACAGCAGCTCCCAATGTTTTTGGGTCGggaccctattttttttttttatttctgtgtaccctggagacattttttctttagaattattaattttttttttttttttgtaaatcatgtttgttatactgtgtaacaAATATAGAGTAGCCATGGTTAGTGTACAAAAACGTGTccgatatttttgttttttgtaataactttgtttgagattgtgtgtggtaaagaataataaataaataataacaatacaaatgtattattaatgagaacaagaataataaaatatatacataattttaatcagtatttattttctaatcatTTCAGGcgatcccacatggggtcacgatcccaaggttgaaaaacactggtctaaGCCTAAAGGCCCAAATATTTACAACAAATcagtatgaaaataaaataatagtcaaaaacacaaatatatatttttaaattattattattattttttttaaattttaaatagaaTAATTTGTAGGCCTTCAATTGAAGTTATTATTCATATCcaataaaacaatgatattGTACATATCTAAAATTGTATCTAAATAATAAACCAAAACAACTTTGTATACTTTGATTTACAAGTTATATCTACATACTATAGCACtttttttatgttgtatttttttatctacTGTATTAAATTACTGCATTTaactgtatttaaaataaaagctgtCTGAAGCTTTCAACAACAGTAGAGTATATATAACAAGTATGATAAAACAGTGCGGCACGTGTGTGTGAATCTAAATAAAAACCCatcacacgcgcgcgcgcacacgcactgATCCATCAGAGctgtataattgtaatcatataTGTGCAGCTCGGGCGCACCATTAGGATCagaaataagtaataatttgCTAATGACAACATTATGTTGAGTCAGTTTAGGGGCAATTAAAGTGAGTGATATTTACATATGCCTAATGAATCACGGCGCGTGGCAGTTCGCACTGGATCTAATGAATATTCATCCAGGCATTTCTCCCCGGGCGCGCCGCAGTTTATAAACTGAATTATGGCTGATTTGcccttttaaaaaatgaacatgGGCGCATCTTCCACAAGGAGGAGGAGAACAATAACGTctgattgtaaaaaaaaaaaaaaaaaaaaaagctttagtgCTGAGCTGCTGGTGAGGGGACGGTGCATGGGTGAGGAGGACTCATGGAGGGGGTGCAAAGGATTTAAAGACCctccacccaaaaaaaaaaaaaaaaaaaaaaaatcagcctgGTTCACATAGAGGATATTTAAATACAGTTAGATGTATCAGATTCAGTGGCATATATAATTAAATAGACAGATTAAAAGGTTAAATGTGATGGTGCGGCCTTCGTGGTGCGTTCAGGTGCAGGATCAACAGGCGCACGTTTGTCATGCTAATCAGAAGCTCTCCATAGCAGGTGTCAGAGCGCACACAAAGTGTCCTAAAATACAGGAACCAGTCATTATGAGGGCCCCTGCTTCACTGCAGCTGTGGGGCTTCAGGCGAGACCGTCGTGTGTTATTTAGTTTACAGAATAAAGCACGTCattcaaaacaaacattcagCCATGTTTTAATCAGCACTTTAGTCCTTTTGTTccctttcatttttattattatttaattattttttagaaagcacaacagaattatttatttatgtctttTAACTTTATTCATTAATATTACTGTATTTACTCACTTATTTATTCATCCATGTAACATATATTTGTCTGTActtaattaaaaacaatcttttcatgaaaaaaaaatcacttcaatcaaaaatacatattttcaatgaaagaaaaaacgtgttcaaatgcaaataataataataataataataataataataataattgcatttaaacacctttttctttgatttgatttttattttattattttttgattgaagtaaatcttttttaattgaaaaggttTCTTTTTTCCTAGAttgaagttattattattaatttttattttatttatgagtttatttttattgaataattaagacacaaatctacctccagaGTAGATGGTGTGCTGTGATGTGAAAGCAGTATATAGGCACACAGACTAAGGGAAGTTTTAAAGAAAAGTACTGAGGcgtgtcataaaaaaaatatggttaTCAAATTgtttatgtaataataataataaaaaataaattttatttattttgtaaagcgAAATGCTCAATACACCTTGAAAACCGGTCTGtaagttgagaacctctggtttAAAAAcatatgatctttttttttattattattttttaatcaatcatagaagtcatttttttactgtaataaaaaaaattaaatagaaataaaattacAGTGAAATTAACATGATCTTCTTCAAACACCTAAATAGTCTATAATAAACCTACTCTAAATTTTCAGAAGGAGAGATTTGAAATGATTTCATTAGATTTCCAGTCCTTGTTCAATGCTTTATCATTCAGCGTCTTTAACTGAACGTATCTGCTGCCATCTAGTGGACAAGTTACAAACACACAGCTAAATCACTGGTTTTTGGTACATGAAGAACAATTTCAagaaacttttattatttattctgctTCACCCAATTCTTGGTAAATCATGAGATTTCCTATAAAATCTTAGCTTAGCATGATTTAGAAAGGTTAACGCAGgattttcagtttatttaatttggtCCCGAGCATTAATGCAATGCTTTATATGTTGGGCACATATTTTTCAGCAAAATTAATGTGTCCAGTGCATCAAAATTAAACACCTTCAAAGATTTAAACACTATagccttgagcaagacactttATTCGAAATATTTGAATGTTTAAttctaaaataatttttaaaaaatcagtcaTGGAAAGATAAAAACTGGTAACACCATGCAGTAATGTAGGCGGTTTTCTTCTTACTTCCCCACGTCAAAACAGTGACATCATTTTTGTCATTccccaaaaaagaaacaaaacagggaaatatcccccaaaaaataaatacaacaaatcaGAAATTAAATATCTCCCTCATTGCACTTATACATGCACGTATTCCATACACAAAAGTTGAAATAACTCACTATTAAATCAGATTAGAAAGTAGCAGCTTTTCAATCTGATTTCATATTTGCTTTTAAGTCACATTTCCTTGACTTAAGCAAATCGGGCTATTTGTGACACAACGTAGGAGTTGGTTTTAGTGCAAACAGCAGGCACAAACACAGTATTTTGGTTTTCGTAGGCCTACAGATCAATAAAAAATAGCTCATTATTTAACCAgaggggcctgtactacgaagcaggatataaatacGATACCTTAACCCAGGTAATTTTAGTCTGATTAAGTGAAAGGGGCGGAGATTgcagcatcagaccaatcacaaacacggagAAACCGTGCAGACTTAGGTCACAATTCAGGAATAATTCTttaggaataattctttaagaataaaataattcagaccaaaaacaacacggTTACTACAGAAAAAGCAGGTATTGAAGACTGTccatgcttaaattagtgagattatacaatattcatCAGATAATAAATGGACTCTAATCAGTTTCActtgatgctgcgttcatatagctcagcctacatcatcagatggacaatatttgtattttatacagcctgCATTATCTTACagattgaatgaatgaatttaccGGTCAGAAAGTGTTCGATGCACGCAGGTTTTATCATCTGACAAATGtcggtcagtccatcagataaaaatctatatgTTTTCTGTAGGATGTCATTGGGTAAATGAAAGAATTGCATCAACCCATAAATATTATCTCGGCTGATCAGATTCATGCAGCGATGTGTCCACAGAATGATCCACATTTTCTTGGGCAAGTTGTTTTTCCAAAAGATATGATTGTTCTGGAGGCGGGACTttcatactcgctcagatcatagccagaacaaaacctactcGAGACCAGGtaagtcgttcagcctaagttaccatggagaTTTAGCCCGGTAGGAAATTAACAGTgttgtagtacagcacacatgGAATAAATTCAGGAAGTTAGCGCGACaggaggaaatccagcttcgtagtacaggccctgtTTGCTTTATAGAATGAACAAGTCCATAAAACTGAAGACTTACAGTTTTAAAGTCTGACTGAGAATGATTCTGGTCTTGTTGTCGATTGTAGGACATTTGTTCCCAGCCCTAACCATAATCTATAGTAAATTCAACTTTCATTTTTTACAATATATTGATTTTccttttaacaatgatatattGTTTGGGCAAATGTCTTATACCAGGAgtcaccaaactttctgaaactgtgagctacttagGTACTGTAGTcagaagggctaccagttaaaaaagcacttcttaaatactgcattttcacggtttcactttaattagaggaaaAGATCATATTGAAGGCtatagcagtaacttaaaaaggtgtAGAACGATctccagaaatgtgtttttgtcttctttttgaataatgttaaggtttcatttattcagacaactgttttcagggaatttactttgatctcctgacatgttttcactgtcaactgccagtcttccacAGAGGCGTCCGCTGATAGCTGTGATGTTTCCTTAacttccgtgtaataattccagcaagttctttttgtcttctttttgaataataagttggatttcatttattcagacaactgtttttcacatcaaagcaatcaggagatcaaagtaaatttccggaaaaacagttgtttgaataaatgaaacgataacatattattcaaaaagaacttgctggaactaTCACGTGGAAGTCaatgaaacatcaaagcgatcaacagacgcctctgaagaagactggcagttgacagtcaaaatatgtcaggagatcagacaactgtttttcacatcaaagcaatcaggagttaaaaataaaattccgGAAAAAcagttgtgtgaataaatgaaaccataacatattattcaaaaagaacttgctggaactaTTGCGCGGAAGTCaatgaaacatcaaagcgatcagcagacgcctctgaagaagactggcagttgacagtcaaaacatgtcaggagatcaaagtacatttcctgaaaaatggtTATTTccctaatttatgcaaatgtttcattttcataaaatttgaaatctaatataaacaataatatcatatataacataccactgaccatacaccagaccagcaacatttaaaaacatttctcacaatgtttcagtggaaataaacatttaaagatggtcattttaatactaaaactttccCAGCAGTATTTAACTGTAATTAAGTGCTAACTATATCTCCCATATCTATCGTAAGTTAAAATCCAGGAAAGTAAATTAGATttcagatggagctcattggggactagagctcctgagggcacctcacatggtccataaGGGCTACTtggggcccgcgggcaccatgttggtgacccctgtctTATACTATCTTTGCGGTCAGTACACAAAGCTGACATATATGACCGATGTCTCCTGTAATTTGGGAAGGTGCAGTTTGGCAAAGGGCAGCACACCGTCACTGTTGATATGTGTCTGCACTGTGTAGGCTTTCACCACAGATCCCCACTCCAACACTGAGCTGTGGATGATCCCCAGTCTGGCCTGTTCATGGTAATCAGCACCCAGCTCCCTGCCCAGGAACATGTCCTGTATCTGAGCTGAGGGCCCCGACTGTGATCGTTTATTTGTGTCCGGATTAGGGTCCACGATTGTATCTCTTTCATAGCAATTTGTGTCCATGTGAGCAGCATTATCTGCCTCAGGGTCAGGGTGAGAGTCTGTGTTTACATGGTGAATCACTGTTAGCCTTGCTAGCTGCTGCACAGCAAAGTGTCCCTCCAGGGGGAAAGCAGGAGCCCCTCTGGGTTCACAGTTGTTCAGAGTGAGGTGGTGCACTTCTGAGttgtttaataaatgtgccgTGTTCACAGGAGACGTGAACCAAACAGTTAAATGTCTCATACTGAACACAGGAGGGGTTCCGGACTGGGAGCGATGTAGAGGGGACGACGGGATCTCCTTACAATCGCAGTCGAGCGGGGGCTCCTGGTTGCAGGAGCAGGAGAAGAAGCTGTTGTGGGTCACATACTGAAAGCGCAGATTGGACCTCTGTAGAGCCACTGACATGCAAAGCAGCACACAGATCAGGGAGGCAGGATGGCTGAAGGAGGGCATCACTGCTGGGGGAGGCTTTCAGCTTTCAGGCATGGTGGCTAATCTGCATGTGGGCGGGGCCAGACTGCGTATATGCCTGGGTACAAAGGGAAGAGAAGGGAAATGTGTACGGAAGAAGATTAGGGCCACTGGAAAAACAACAACCGAGgtccaatatatatatttttttattatcaatgtTCTGaatattctgacttttttctcagaattctaaCTTTGATCTCAAAGTTCTgactttttttcctcagaattctGACTGTGATCTCagatttctgacttttttcctcagaattttgacttttttctcataattctgactttgATCTCAAAATTGTGACTATTTTCTCAGAATTCTAACTTTTCTCTCAGAATTCTTGctttaaactcaaaattctaactttaaactcaaaatttt
Protein-coding regions in this window:
- the LOC114477123 gene encoding uncharacterized protein LOC114477123, giving the protein MPSFSHPASLICVLLCMSVALQRSNLRFQYVTHNSFFSCSCNQEPPLDCDCKEIPSSPLHRSQSGTPPVFSMRHLTVWFTSPVNTAHLLNNSEVHHLTLNNCEPRGAPAFPLEGHFAVQQLARLTVIHHVNTDSHPDPEADNAAHMDTNCYERDTIVDPNPDTNKRSQSGPSAQIQDMFLGRELGADYHEQARLGIIHSSVLEWGSVVKAYTVQTHINSDGVLPFAKLHLPKLQETSVIYVSFVY